In the Flavobacterium sp. J372 genome, one interval contains:
- the folB gene encoding dihydroneopterin aldolase has product MGIIKLQNIRTFSYHGCLEEEAKIGSDYRVDLEIKADMRKPKETDELADTVDYVHLNRIVVEEMAIRSKLLEHVAHRIVKRIFAELPEVSRILLGVSKLNPPIGGDVEMVIVQLEEYRS; this is encoded by the coding sequence ATGGGTATAATCAAATTACAAAATATACGTACCTTTTCTTACCACGGCTGCCTTGAAGAAGAAGCGAAAATTGGCAGTGATTACAGGGTGGATTTGGAAATTAAGGCCGATATGAGGAAGCCTAAAGAAACAGATGAGTTGGCTGATACGGTTGATTACGTACACCTTAACCGCATTGTTGTTGAAGAAATGGCAATACGTTCAAAATTGCTGGAGCATGTGGCACACCGCATTGTAAAACGCATTTTTGCTGAATTGCCTGAAGTTTCCCGGATATTACTGGGAGTAAGTAAATTAAATCCGCCGATAGGTGGTGATGTTGAAATGGTTATTGTCCAGCTTGAAGAATACAGGTCATAA
- a CDS encoding LysE family translocator → MLNDILIAIPWGFILSFMPGAVFFVLLETSVLKGIRAAMAFNFGVILADIVFILIAYFSSYRLIQSIKNDPALFIFGGLILITFGVISFLKNKKDAKEEAIDVIGADIVKTNYLKLFIKGFFLNFINVGVLGFWLTIIITTGPKLNMVPSRMLTFFTAVIAAYFITDIFKIMAAKQLRRFLTPSNIIKVKKGISIVLIIFGAALLIQGCFPAKGKMVDSAIEKLEN, encoded by the coding sequence ATGCTGAACGATATCCTTATAGCCATACCCTGGGGTTTCATACTGAGTTTCATGCCCGGAGCTGTATTTTTTGTACTCCTTGAAACCAGTGTGTTAAAAGGCATAAGGGCCGCAATGGCGTTTAATTTTGGCGTAATTCTGGCAGATATTGTTTTTATCCTTATAGCTTATTTCAGCAGCTACAGGCTTATACAAAGCATTAAGAACGATCCTGCGCTGTTTATTTTTGGCGGGCTGATACTGATAACCTTTGGCGTCATATCTTTCCTTAAAAACAAAAAGGACGCTAAAGAAGAGGCCATTGACGTAATAGGCGCCGATATTGTAAAGACAAACTACCTCAAGCTTTTCATCAAAGGTTTTTTCCTCAACTTTATAAATGTTGGCGTACTTGGTTTCTGGTTAACTATAATTATTACAACCGGGCCTAAGCTTAATATGGTGCCATCAAGAATGCTCACTTTTTTTACGGCAGTAATTGCGGCTTATTTCATTACTGATATTTTCAAGATAATGGCTGCTAAGCAGTTAAGAAGGTTTTTAACCCCATCAAACATCATTAAAGTTAAGAAAGGCATTAGCATAGTACTTATTATTTTTGGGGCAGCTTTATTAATCCAAGGCTGTTTTCCGGCAAAAGGGAAAATGGTAGATTCTGCAATAGAAAAGCTGGAGAATTAG
- a CDS encoding LTA synthase family protein: protein MKKLAHLKPILSFIFIGLCITTLSRLILFLVFEDRVDDSPHYWYIFPIGLRFDLILLCYLSFLPAIILSLVPDRFLSYFKVFLYGYFTLLLCILLIMELSTLDFVQQYDTRPNRLFLDYLIYPKEVIGTLFKSYLPSIIITLVVMSVFIYLLYRRRQKLFVPVTNDYKWRLLVFPVVAFLLFVGARSSLTSKRPINASNAVFSFDQLTNSFGLNSTYTVAFAAYSLKNEDNAAKMYGKMDKEEAYSRVKKYMTAAPEDFTDKDFPLLHIQDADFKRKKPCNIVIFLQESLGAEYVGALGGMPLTPEFDKLTKEGLLFRNLYCTGTRSVRGIEAVVSGFLPSPSESVVKLSNSQTGFFTLADILQDNGYDTSFIYGGMANFDNMAAFFNGNGFQNIIDEEDFDSDGKKYAMKGTWGYSDEDLAVKANDYFKTKGNKPFFSLMFSTSNHEPFEFPDGRIKLHDKEKNTVHNAMKYADFSIGKFFELAKKEAYFKNTIFIVIADHNTRTYGKSLVPVNKFHIPALVIGPGVPKGEKYTKLCSQIDMGPSLLSLAGITAETPMPGRNIFDIKPTDEGRAIMQFHDINAFRVEDRVVIMQPGKEPLQFRLINDTVMRPMRLDPELAKDALAHVITASNLYSDGKYKIKHKKKRV from the coding sequence ATGAAAAAGCTGGCTCACCTAAAACCAATATTAAGTTTTATTTTTATTGGCCTATGTATCACAACATTAAGCAGGTTGATATTGTTTCTGGTCTTTGAAGACAGGGTAGATGATTCACCACATTATTGGTATATTTTCCCGATTGGCTTGCGGTTTGACCTGATACTGTTATGTTACCTTTCATTTTTACCGGCAATTATCCTTTCACTGGTGCCGGATAGATTTTTAAGCTATTTTAAAGTATTTCTGTACGGGTATTTTACACTGCTGCTCTGCATTTTGCTGATCATGGAACTATCAACTCTTGATTTCGTACAGCAATATGATACCCGGCCAAACAGGCTTTTCCTTGATTATCTCATATACCCGAAAGAAGTTATAGGAACATTGTTTAAAAGTTACCTCCCTTCAATTATAATCACATTAGTTGTAATGTCGGTATTCATTTATTTGCTGTACAGGCGGCGACAAAAGCTTTTTGTACCAGTTACGAATGATTATAAATGGAGGCTGCTGGTGTTTCCGGTAGTGGCTTTTTTGCTTTTTGTGGGTGCGCGTTCAAGCCTTACCTCAAAAAGGCCGATAAACGCCAGTAATGCTGTATTTTCATTTGACCAGCTTACTAATTCATTCGGGCTTAACTCAACATACACTGTGGCTTTCGCAGCATATTCATTAAAAAATGAAGATAATGCAGCAAAAATGTATGGTAAAATGGACAAGGAAGAAGCCTACAGCCGCGTAAAGAAATACATGACAGCCGCGCCTGAAGATTTTACAGATAAAGACTTTCCGCTGCTTCACATTCAGGATGCAGATTTCAAGCGAAAAAAACCATGCAACATAGTGATTTTCCTTCAGGAGAGTTTGGGTGCTGAGTATGTGGGTGCCCTCGGTGGTATGCCTTTAACGCCTGAATTCGACAAGCTTACAAAAGAAGGATTACTATTTAGAAACCTGTATTGCACCGGCACAAGAAGCGTAAGAGGTATTGAGGCAGTAGTTTCAGGATTTTTACCATCACCGTCTGAAAGCGTGGTAAAGCTTAGCAACTCGCAGACAGGGTTCTTTACCCTGGCCGATATACTTCAGGATAACGGCTATGATACCAGCTTTATATACGGCGGTATGGCTAATTTTGATAACATGGCTGCTTTCTTTAACGGCAATGGCTTTCAGAATATCATTGATGAGGAGGATTTTGACAGCGATGGTAAAAAATATGCTATGAAAGGCACATGGGGTTACAGTGATGAAGACCTTGCTGTAAAAGCCAATGATTACTTTAAAACAAAAGGTAATAAGCCATTCTTTTCATTAATGTTCTCTACCTCAAACCATGAGCCGTTTGAGTTTCCTGATGGCAGGATAAAGCTGCATGACAAAGAGAAAAATACGGTACATAACGCAATGAAATATGCCGATTTCTCTATTGGTAAATTCTTTGAGCTGGCTAAGAAAGAAGCATATTTCAAAAACACGATTTTCATTGTAATTGCCGACCATAATACCCGAACTTATGGCAAGAGCCTGGTACCTGTAAATAAATTCCACATCCCTGCGCTGGTTATAGGCCCGGGTGTGCCAAAAGGGGAGAAGTACACTAAACTTTGCAGCCAGATTGATATGGGGCCGTCATTGCTTAGCCTGGCCGGAATAACTGCCGAGACACCAATGCCCGGCAGGAATATTTTCGATATAAAGCCGACAGATGAAGGGCGTGCCATTATGCAGTTTCATGACATAAACGCCTTCAGGGTAGAAGACAGAGTAGTGATAATGCAGCCTGGTAAAGAGCCATTACAGTTCAGGCTTATTAATGACACCGTTATGAGGCCCATGCGCCTAGACCCTGAACTGGCTAAAGATGCCCTGGCACATGTAATAACAGCGTCAAACCTTTACAGCGACGGCAAATACAAGATAAAGCATAAAAAAAAGAGGGTATAA
- a CDS encoding head GIN domain-containing protein: MKRLILIAFVIAGLSVSAQEITLNLGDFSTVKVYDQISLKLVASTENKIVIRGAKAEDVEPVTKGNTLKVKMKTLKLLQGEDITATLYYKNIDHIGAYEGAYVSSEDTFKATSFEIDAQEGGVVKLILDVQKLKSRIQTGGELELSGKAAYHDNSITSAGKLKAKPLETQTTEIVINAGGNADITAKILADAQIRAGGTIDIYGNPKQVKKRTAAGGKIKVRE; this comes from the coding sequence ATGAAGAGATTAATTTTAATAGCTTTTGTAATAGCAGGACTATCAGTATCAGCACAGGAAATTACCTTAAATCTCGGTGATTTCTCTACGGTGAAAGTATATGACCAAATTAGCCTGAAGCTGGTGGCATCAACTGAAAATAAGATAGTTATTAGAGGCGCAAAAGCAGAAGATGTAGAGCCTGTAACTAAAGGCAATACGCTTAAAGTTAAAATGAAGACTTTGAAACTGCTTCAGGGTGAAGATATTACAGCAACGCTATATTATAAAAACATAGACCATATAGGTGCTTATGAAGGTGCCTATGTATCAAGTGAAGATACTTTCAAGGCTACATCTTTTGAAATTGATGCACAGGAAGGCGGCGTAGTTAAACTGATTCTGGATGTGCAAAAACTGAAATCACGCATACAAACCGGTGGTGAGCTTGAGTTAAGCGGAAAGGCCGCCTATCATGATAACAGCATTACATCAGCAGGCAAACTCAAAGCAAAACCCCTTGAAACACAAACCACTGAAATTGTTATAAATGCAGGAGGCAATGCAGATATTACCGCAAAAATACTGGCTGATGCCCAAATAAGGGCAGGGGGTACCATTGATATTTACGGCAATCCGAAACAGGTGAAGAAGCGCACGGCTGCAGGCGGTAAGATAAAAGTGCGGGAGTAA